Sequence from the Polyangiaceae bacterium genome:
CTTCGTGCCTTCACCGTTTGCACCGTGGCAGAGCGCGCAGCTGCTCTGATAGATGCTCTCACCGCGGGCGTAGCTCGGCTTGGCTGACGGCTTCGGCAGATCGGGGTAGCCACGCCCCGGATAATCGGCGCCCTGAGAGACTCCCTTCGCGAGCCACGCCATATAGGTTTGGAGATCCACGAGGATCGGATCGTTTGGCGGCGGTGCATGCCCACGCTTACTGGCAGGCGCATTCATCGAGTAGGTGAAACAACCTCGCAGGCGCTCGTCCATCGTGTTCACGTGGCCGTTCTTCTTGCGATAGGCGGGGTACATACCCCAGGCCGCCCAGAGCGGTCCTGAGTTCGCCTTGCGCCCGTCGTCGAGGTGACAGTTGCGACAGCTCATGCCGTTACCGACATACTCGCTGGCGTACTTCCCGGTGTCGTGAAAGATCGCCTCTCCTCTCCGCACGGAATCTCCTTGGGCACCTGCGGGGACGGCATCACGCGGTGGGGAGACGAAGTACTTGGGCTCTGGCGAACTCTTCGGGGTCGCGCTCGGTTCCTCGGTTGCGCTCGGCTGACGCTCTGGAGCGCCACACGCGAGCAGTAAAAGCGGTAGAGCCAATAGAATGCGCTTCATTGCGAATCCTCCACGGGTAGGGAGGCGAAGTACGCAGCAGCGGCCCGCATGTCTTCCTCGGTCATGCGAGCGGCGATGCCGCTCATCAACTTCAGCGGTTCGCCGATCCGCTCCCCGCTCTTCCACTGAGCGAGCTGGGCCTCGGTGTAGCTTGGATGCTGACCGGCGAGCGCTGGAAAGTTCACGCCAACCCCCACCCCACCTGGGCCATGACAGCTCTCACAA
This genomic interval carries:
- a CDS encoding c-type cytochrome gives rise to the protein MKRILLALPLLLLACGAPERQPSATEEPSATPKSSPEPKYFVSPPRDAVPAGAQGDSVRRGEAIFHDTGKYASEYVGNGMSCRNCHLDDGRKANSGPLWAAWGMYPAYRKKNGHVNTMDERLRGCFTYSMNAPASKRGHAPPPNDPILVDLQTYMAWLAKGVSQGADYPGRGYPDLPKPSAKPSYARGESIYQSSCALCHGANGEGTKLKSGEYAFPPLWGPDSYNWGAGMHRVNTAAGFIKANMPYGKGDSLSNQEAWDVALYINSHERPKDPRAKGSIADADARYHDEKCTYGDEVDGHVLGEGVSVKKHLAAR